TGGGTTGTGAATTGCCAGTGGTTGATTTATCCCTGCGCTATCATTATTTCCTCCGACTTGGGGATGAAGCAGTACTCCGCACCCGTATGAATGAAATGTCAGGGGTCCGGATGCACTGGGATTACCAAATTCAATCCCTTGATCGAGAAACGAAGTATCTTACCGCAACAGTGACACTGGTTGCCGTTGATCGAGAAAAAGGAAAAGTGATGCGGAGTTTACCCTCAACTGTGAAAGATATCTTAGTAAAACGACATACTTAGCCAAAACTGCACTGAAGATAGACCAATCTTTGCCAAGGATTTGGTAAGATTTTCCCTATAGAATTTGGAGATAATTAAAATTATGAATATTTTAATGCAAGCAGAGGCAGCTGCAGAAGCAGGTAATAGCTTTCCGATTTCCTTTACTGCCGTTTATATCATCGGTTTTATTGCTGCTGTCACCATTGGTTCCATTGCTTGGTATAACTCAAAACGCCCAGCTGGTTGGGAAGGACAAGAGCGCCCGGACTGGGTTCCTGAAGTTGATACCAAAAAAGAAGAGGAATCGGAAAACAAGCAGTAAATTCAACCCTTAAGTTGAGTTGATTTCTAACCTGGGCTAGATATCGCATTATAGAAGTCGCCGTAAAACCAAGCGTCTTTAGACCTTGGATATAAGGCGAGTTAGGCGAAAAGTTCAATGCTTTGAGCTTAACAAACTCAACTCATTTGTGCTAAATTAATTTAAGCTATTTTAGACAGCTTAAATTATGATTGTCATTGAGTACAAAGTCAAAGCCAAGACAACTCAATATACTGCCATTGATGAAGCAATTCGGACAACTCAGTTCATCCGAAACAAAGCGCTTCGTTACTGGGAAGACAATCATGGTGCGACCAAGTATGACCTGAATAAGCAGTGCAAACTTCTTGCTCAAGAGTTTGAATGGGCAAAAAAGCTCAACTCTCAAGCCAGACAGTCTGCTGCGGAGAGGGCTTGGTCAGCAATTAGTCGATTTTTTGACAATTGCAAAAAGAAAGTAGCTGGTAAAAAGGGATATCCTAAATACCAAAAAAACAACCGTTCAGTTGAATATAAACTGACCGGTTGGAAACTTGACCCCAACACGAAAAAGCACATCACGTTTACTGATGGAAACGGTATTGGTCGAGTGAAACTGATTGGGAGTCGGGATATCTATTTCTATTCCAAAGAACAGATTAGACGAGTGCGGTTAGTTAGACGAGCAGATGGGTATTACTGCCAGTTTTGCCTCAACGTCGATATTAAAGAGGAGGTTGAACCGACTCAACAAGCCATTGGCTTAGATGTTGGCTTAACCGATTTCTATACAGACAGTAAAGGACACAAGCAGCCAAATCCTCGTTTCTTCCGCAAAGGAGAAGAGGAGTTAAAACGCTCCCAACGTCGTCTATCACGCAAACACAAAGGTTCATCTAACCGTAGAAAGGCAAGGCAAAGATTAGCCAAGAAACACCTGAGAATAAGTAGGCAGCGTCAAGAACACGCTCGGAGAGTAGCGCGTTGCGTAATCCTATCTAGCGATGTGGTCGCCTATGAAGAGTTGCAAGTTAAAAACTTGGTCAAGAATCATAACCTTGCTCAATCTATTTCAGATGTTGGTTGGTATCAGTTCCGTGTCTGGTTGGAGTATTTTGCTCAGAAGTTTGGGAAGGTGACGGTGGCTGTTCCACCTCACTACACAAGCCAAGAATGTTCTAATTGTGGACGGATTGTCACGAAATCTCTATCTACACGCACTCATACCTGTAAGTGTGGTTGCCAACTAGATAGAGACGAAAACGCTGCCATCAACATCTTAAGAAAAGGACTCCGTACTGTAGGGCATACAGGAACGGTGGGGCTCGACTCCAAAAACGCTTGGGAAGATGACGCCTCTACTTTGGTAGGACACGTCCTGTCGAAGCAAGCATCGTCGCAGAACCAAGAATCCCACGGCAAAGCGCGTAGCCTAGCCGTGGGAGTGTCAATTAGCCCAATCGCAGCAGCTGGCTAAGGCAAACTGGCACAATAGAAAAAAGACACAGTGCTCAAAGTCAATTCTAGTCAGTAATGGATCAAAACATCAGCCAGTTATTAGAAAAACTACGAGACGAAGATGAAACGGTACGCCAATCTGCCACGGCTCAACTCTGGCAAATTTGGTTTCAGCAAAAAGGGATTTGGGGATTAGAACAGTTACGACGCGCCCAAAAGCTGATTGATCAAGGGAATTTACAACAAGCGGAAGCACTCCTCACTGAGGTCATTGCAGATAATCCTACCTTTGCCGAAGCTCGGAATCGGCGAGCGGTCTTATATTACCTACGGGGAGAGTATGAAAAATCACGAGCTGACTGTTTGCAAGTGGTGCAGTTGAATCAGTTTCATTTCGGGGCTTGGCATGGTCTCGGGTTGTGTCACGCGGCGTTAGGAGACTACCGTGACGCGATCGCTGCTTTTCGTAAAGCATTGAAAATTCAACCTTATGCCCTCATTAATCAGAAACTCATTTTAGAATGTACAGCAAAACTGAGTGACTAACGAGGCAATCTAACTAGGCAGGCACTGAAGTTTGCGGTTTAGCAAAAATCATCCGCCCCGCAGACGTTTGCAAAGCAGAAGTGACCACGACGGGTAGTTCTCCCCCGACATACTCTTGTCCCTCTTCTACAACGACCATTGTGCCATCTTCTAGATAGCCGACACCCTGTTCGGGTTCTTTGCCCTGTTTGAGAATTTTTAACTCCAGTGTATCCCCGGGAAGATAGATGGGACGAACCGCTTGGGCTAAATCATTAACATTGAGCACCGATACTTTCTGTAAGTCAGCGACTTTATTCAAGTTGTAATCATTGGTGAGTAAAACCCCATTAATTTCTTGAGTAAAGCGCACCAATTTAGCATCAACGGTATAAACATCGTCATAATCCGAACTGTTAATCACAATTCGTTCGGGATACTCTTGTTGCATCCGTTTGAGGATATCTAAGCCGCGACGACCCCGCACTCGTTTTTGGTCATTGGCTGTATCGGCAAGATACTGCAACTCTTGTAAAACAAATTGCGGAATAATCAATTGCCCCTCAATGAAGCCTGTATTAAGGAGTTCTTCAATACGTCCATCAATAATACAACTGGTATCGAGGACCTTTGTGGTTGCCGATTTGAGGGTACCTTCCGCCACTAAAAGATATTCCATACTATTGGGATTAATCAGTCGTAAAAAGGTTCGCCCGTGCGTGTCAGCGAGGGTGACCCCAAGGAAGCCAAAAATGACACTCCCTAAAATGGCAATTAAAGGTTTAACAAAGTTCAATTGTTCGGGAATGGGAAATAGAAAAATGGGGGCTAACATTAAATTAGCAATCAACAACCCAATAGCAAGTCCGACCGAGCGAGTCAGGATCACTTCAATGGGCGTTTGGCGAATTTGCTTTTCTAAACGACGATAGAACGTTTGCGCGGTTAGTCCGACGGCTAAACCAATAATGGCGGTAAAACTGCCAATAATCCAACGCAGGGCTTCAATGTTGGTGACAGACTCTAAAGCCGCGTCCGGCAGTAAGTCGATACTACCAAACCCTAAACTGGCAGCAGTAAGAACGAATAAGATAACGATGATGACATCAATCATGAGTATTGTCCAATGGAAAAATTATGATCACGATTAGGATCGGAATTAAACTCCTATTATATCTTTGCTTGACCAAGGCTTAGACTCAGTCTTTCCGGTTTGAGACAGCATAATATTTAACGTTTGCTTTGTCCTTTTTCCTATCTCCTATTGTGAACGCTTCTGTAATAATCATGTCTTCCTTAAGATGGGAATCGTCAATCCAGGTTAATTCGTTAATAATTGATTAATGATTTTGCCAACAAGTTCCGCTTATATTCACATTCCGTTTTGCCGTCGTCGCTGCTATTACTGCGATTTCCCAATTAGTGTGATTGGGGATGGCGGAGGAACGCTGAACCGGGCTCAGGCAATGGCACGATATGTCACCCGATTATGTCAAGAAATTCGTTTGACGGCTCATTGGTTTCCGACTGCAAGTTTGAACACGGTTTTTTTTGGTGGGGGAACCCCTTCTTTGTTACCCGTATCGGAACTGGAGAAAATTTTGGCGACTTTAGATCACTCTTTTTCCATCGCTAAAGATGCAGAAATTTCCATCGAAATTGATCCGCAAACCTTTGATCTTGAGCAACTAAAGGCTTATCAGCAGCTGGGGATTAACCGCTACAGTTTAGGCGTACAAGCGTTTCAAGATGAATTATTAGCCCAAATGGGACGAACGCATCGGGTTGATGATATTCATCGCGCGATCGCGCAATTTGAACAATTAGGGATTGCGAACTTTAGCCTCGATTTAATCTCCGGTTTACCCCAACAAACCCTTGAGCAATGGGACGCTACCCTTGACCAAGCCATTACGTTATCTCCCCCTCATCTTTCTTGTTATGACTTGATTATTGAACCGGGAACTGCCTTTGAACGGCAAGCGGAAGCCGGGAAATTACCTTTACCCCCCGATGAAACCGCTGCCGAAATGTATCGTCTAACTCAGCAAAAATTAACCACTGCTGGCTACACCCACTACGAAATTAGTAATTATGCTTACCCAGACTCCCAATGTCGCCATAATCGAGTGTACTGGGAGAATCAGGCTTATTATGGGTTCGGTATGGGGGCAGCCAGTTTTTTAGGCGGACAACGTTTGACTCGACCGCGCACGCGCCGTGAGTATGCGAGTTGGGTTGAAACCTTGAGCGATCCTAATCATGAGTTGCATCAAACGACCCATCTTGATCCTGATGATCAACTATTGGAAATTTTGATGCTGGGTTTAAGATTAACTGAAGGGATTGACTTAAGCGCGATCGCGCACCAGTTTGGTTCAGAAAAAGTCCAATATCTGATTCAGATTTTGGAACCTTACATAGAGCGCAACTGGGTAATTTTAGGTCACGCCAATCATCATCATTGGGGACACTTACAACTGGCTGATCCCGAAGGGCTCTTATTTTCAAATACCATTTTGGCGCACTTATTTAGCGCGTTTTCTGATGAAACGGCTTAAACAATTACTCTTCTTTGTCGGACTCTTCTAAGCCCACATTGATATTATTCAATGAGCGACGCTTTAATTCTTTTGATTTAGAACGAGGCAATAAGTCAAACACCTCACGAAAAGCATCATCAATCCGCTCAAAACTGACTTGTCCCACTTCATTAAAAGCAACCTCTCCTTGTTGGTCAATAATCACTGTTTGCGGAACCAGTCCACGATAATAGTAACCCGCTTCTGTGGGCTGGAATTCGTCTTGATCCCTTAACATATCGACATTAATCGGAATAAAACTGGCGGCTCGCCCATAATAGCGTTGTAACTCAGAAACCGTTACGGAAAAGGCTTTGCAGTCTTTGCTATCTTCCAAATAAAACACCAGCAAACTCGGTTTTCCCCCTTTCATCGACTCAGCCAGAGAAACGCGGGGGGGAACTAACGAACCATTACCAGCATACAACGCAAAGATATTGCCATCATAACGATCATCATCTAATCCCGCGATCGCGCTCGGCATTAACCAAAGCCAGCAAGCAAGAGCGACCATACAAACTAGCGCAAATGCAGAAAAGCGTTGACGAGGAACAATTGTTTTAAACATAAATGAACTCAAATTAAACTGAATAATAATTATCTTGGCAATAAAGAAAAACAATCAATTGTTTATTATCAATGATTGATGGCGTCTCAGCAAGCTTTAGCCAGAGGTAATTAACTTTTATGACGCTTGTGCCGGAAGGTTGCGCATTCACCTAGGTATGGATATAATATTGGTTTACTATAGTAATCTTTTTTTAAGGCAACCTCTCCTGAGGCATTTAACCTTCTTGATGTCCTCCTTGGTGCTGATCCCAAGCGCTATCCAGGATCAATCAAGAGATAGAGTCGGTCAAACCTTGATTTAATCTAAACTCTGTAATTAGCCTTTGCAACCCATAAAAAATTCGTAAAGCACTTTTTACGTTTTATCCGTTTTGCAGCTTGTAATGACGGTTTCACGGGTTATTACAACTCTCAAATCAGTGATTACAAAGTTAAGAAAAGATTAAGTTATAACCAAGACACAATTCCTGAAGAGCTACTCTAGTTAGCTCTTCGATTCAGAAAAAATAACCTTCTGTAAAAGAGAGGGAAATTTATCTTCTCCTCTAGCTTAACTCAGGGTTCACTCAGTTTTCATATTTAATGTTTAACTTACTCCTAA
This region of Cyanobacteria bacterium GSL.Bin1 genomic DNA includes:
- a CDS encoding YbgC/FadM family acyl-CoA thioesterase; the encoded protein is MSATNNPSQIPPSDAIEPDQSLHADSEHWFEYPIRVYPHHTDYAGVVWHGTYIQWLEEARIEYLRSLGLDYSELVALGCELPVVDLSLRYHYFLRLGDEAVLRTRMNEMSGVRMHWDYQIQSLDRETKYLTATVTLVAVDREKGKVMRSLPSTVKDILVKRHT
- a CDS encoding coproporphyrinogen III oxidase; translated protein: MILPTSSAYIHIPFCRRRCYYCDFPISVIGDGGGTLNRAQAMARYVTRLCQEIRLTAHWFPTASLNTVFFGGGTPSLLPVSELEKILATLDHSFSIAKDAEISIEIDPQTFDLEQLKAYQQLGINRYSLGVQAFQDELLAQMGRTHRVDDIHRAIAQFEQLGIANFSLDLISGLPQQTLEQWDATLDQAITLSPPHLSCYDLIIEPGTAFERQAEAGKLPLPPDETAAEMYRLTQQKLTTAGYTHYEISNYAYPDSQCRHNRVYWENQAYYGFGMGAASFLGGQRLTRPRTRREYASWVETLSDPNHELHQTTHLDPDDQLLEILMLGLRLTEGIDLSAIAHQFGSEKVQYLIQILEPYIERNWVILGHANHHHWGHLQLADPEGLLFSNTILAHLFSAFSDETA
- a CDS encoding thioredoxin fold domain-containing protein, whose product is MFKTIVPRQRFSAFALVCMVALACWLWLMPSAIAGLDDDRYDGNIFALYAGNGSLVPPRVSLAESMKGGKPSLLVFYLEDSKDCKAFSVTVSELQRYYGRAASFIPINVDMLRDQDEFQPTEAGYYYRGLVPQTVIIDQQGEVAFNEVGQVSFERIDDAFREVFDLLPRSKSKELKRRSLNNINVGLEESDKEE
- a CDS encoding transposase, which produces MIVIEYKVKAKTTQYTAIDEAIRTTQFIRNKALRYWEDNHGATKYDLNKQCKLLAQEFEWAKKLNSQARQSAAERAWSAISRFFDNCKKKVAGKKGYPKYQKNNRSVEYKLTGWKLDPNTKKHITFTDGNGIGRVKLIGSRDIYFYSKEQIRRVRLVRRADGYYCQFCLNVDIKEEVEPTQQAIGLDVGLTDFYTDSKGHKQPNPRFFRKGEEELKRSQRRLSRKHKGSSNRRKARQRLAKKHLRISRQRQEHARRVARCVILSSDVVAYEELQVKNLVKNHNLAQSISDVGWYQFRVWLEYFAQKFGKVTVAVPPHYTSQECSNCGRIVTKSLSTRTHTCKCGCQLDRDENAAINILRKGLRTVGHTGTVGLDSKNAWEDDASTLVGHVLSKQASSQNQESHGKARSLAVGVSISPIAAAG
- a CDS encoding PIN/TRAM domain-containing protein, which translates into the protein MIDVIIVILFVLTAASLGFGSIDLLPDAALESVTNIEALRWIIGSFTAIIGLAVGLTAQTFYRRLEKQIRQTPIEVILTRSVGLAIGLLIANLMLAPIFLFPIPEQLNFVKPLIAILGSVIFGFLGVTLADTHGRTFLRLINPNSMEYLLVAEGTLKSATTKVLDTSCIIDGRIEELLNTGFIEGQLIIPQFVLQELQYLADTANDQKRVRGRRGLDILKRMQQEYPERIVINSSDYDDVYTVDAKLVRFTQEINGVLLTNDYNLNKVADLQKVSVLNVNDLAQAVRPIYLPGDTLELKILKQGKEPEQGVGYLEDGTMVVVEEGQEYVGGELPVVVTSALQTSAGRMIFAKPQTSVPA
- a CDS encoding tetratricopeptide repeat protein, with protein sequence MDQNISQLLEKLRDEDETVRQSATAQLWQIWFQQKGIWGLEQLRRAQKLIDQGNLQQAEALLTEVIADNPTFAEARNRRAVLYYLRGEYEKSRADCLQVVQLNQFHFGAWHGLGLCHAALGDYRDAIAAFRKALKIQPYALINQKLILECTAKLSD